A genomic window from Silene latifolia isolate original U9 population chromosome Y, ASM4854445v1, whole genome shotgun sequence includes:
- the LOC141628566 gene encoding uncharacterized protein LOC141628566, with the protein MGIVQSTVCFICGSETESHEHLFYKCEYSKRCMQLMQQRLHIQFHVEHMVKWYSLSRSRSGLQRMVTGACFVGLIYGIWHVRNYARLQQQVQLPGMLVNQVWKEVKDKWLHRNKRPLRNYDQLWIDSIS; encoded by the coding sequence ATGGGTATTGTTCAGTCTACTGTATGTTTTATCTGTGGGTCTGAGACAGAAAGTCATGAACATCTGTTCTATAAATGTGAGTATAGTAAAAGATGTATGCAACTGATGCAGCAGAGACTCCACATTCAGTTTCATGTAGAGCATATGGTGAAATGGTATTCCTTGAGTAGATCTAGAAGCGGCTTACAAAGGATGGTCACTGGTGCTTGTTTTGTTGGATTGATTTATGGGATTTGGCATGTCAGAAATTATGCTAGATTGCAGCAGCAGGTGCAATTGCCAGGTATGTTGGTGAATCAAGTTTGGAAGGAGGTCAAAGACAAATGGTTACATAGGAACAAACGTCCTCTCAGGAATTATGATCAGCTTTGGATAGATTCGATTTCTTAA